From a single Arachis hypogaea cultivar Tifrunner chromosome 3, arahy.Tifrunner.gnm2.J5K5, whole genome shotgun sequence genomic region:
- the LOC112773460 gene encoding protein FAR1-RELATED SEQUENCE 5-like, producing the protein MADYKLFGDVVVFDATYCSNKYKKPLVVFSGSNHHKQTAIFGFALLEDEEVHTYRWVLLNLVDVMDNKKPSVVVTDGDKAMRAAIADVLPSARHWLCGWHFEKNCVFWATTYLWGTFCAGYRTTSRCEGINAFIKGFLKSTNSLLELVHSLDRVVKDYRNNEVTAQFYSTYYTPVFITGLDKIELFASKIYTRSFFKEVRKQIKEVGSLLSMGKDTISTTSVYKFLTMGNRRSVRRVLYDLTEFKIECDCHMWSSESIPYIHIFCVMKYEGLDEIPSSLILRQWCKDAKEWTPKETEG; encoded by the exons ATGGCGGATTATAAGTTGTTTGGTGATGTGGTTGTATTTGATGCAACATACTGCTCCAACAAGTACAAGAAGCCTCTAGTTGTCTTCTCTGGATCTAATCACCACAAGCAGACTGCGATTTTTGGGTTTGCGTTACTGGAGGACGAGGAGGTCCATACATATAGGTGGGTTTTGTTGAATCTTGTGGACGTCATGGATAATAAGAAGCCTTCCGTCGTAGTCACCGACGGGGATAAAGCCATGAGAGCAGCGATAGCGGATGTACTGCCTTCAGCCAGGCATTGGCTTTGCGGGTGGCATTTTGAAAAAAACTGTGTCTT TTGGGCAACAACATATCTATGGGGAACTTTTTGTGCCGGCTACAGGACAACTTCGAGGTGTGAGGGGATAAATGCATTCATCAAAGGGTTTCTTAAATCGACAAATAGTCTATTGGAGTTGGTTCATAGCTTGGATAGGGTGGTGAAGGATTATCGCAATAACGAGGTAACGGCCCAGTTTTATTCGACGTATTACACGCCCGTCTTTATCACAGGTCTCGATAAGATAGAGCTATTTGCTTCGAAGATATACACCAGAAGTTTCTTCAAGGAGGTTAGGAAGCAAATCAAAGAGGTCGGGAGTTTACTGTCTATGGGAAAAGACACCATCAGCACGACCTCCGTGTACAAGTTCTTAACCATGGGGAACCGTCGTAGTGTTCGCAGGGTGCTATATGATCTAACTGAGTTTAAGATTGAGTGTGATTGTCATATGTGGAGCAGTGAAAGTATTCCCTACATCCACATTTTTTGTGTGATGAAGTATGAGGGGTTGGACGAGATCCCATCTAGTTTGATACTGCGGCAGTGGTGTAAAGACGCCAAGGAATGGACGCCAAAAGAAACAGAAGGGTGA